Proteins encoded by one window of Nostoc sp. ATCC 53789:
- the phnG gene encoding phosphonate C-P lyase system protein PhnG — MPTVMQRQAWMATLAKAELELLEKLVNTLDNLPNYSFLRCPEIGLTMVRGLAGGTGEPFNLGEITMTRCVVQLESQGDETIAGFGYVAGRSHRHAELAAVCDALLQTPNWHDQIQAEVIQLLQVEYQKQQELKQRQAAATKVNFFTMVRGEG; from the coding sequence ATGCCTACTGTGATGCAGCGACAAGCATGGATGGCAACATTAGCTAAAGCCGAGTTAGAGCTATTAGAAAAATTGGTAAACACATTAGATAATTTGCCCAACTATAGCTTTTTACGCTGCCCAGAGATTGGTCTAACAATGGTGCGGGGACTCGCCGGGGGTACAGGAGAGCCATTTAACTTAGGAGAAATTACTATGACTCGCTGTGTTGTGCAGTTAGAGAGCCAAGGAGATGAAACAATCGCTGGATTTGGTTATGTCGCGGGGCGATCGCACCGTCATGCAGAACTAGCTGCTGTTTGTGATGCGTTATTGCAAACCCCAAATTGGCACGATCAGATTCAGGCTGAAGTAATTCAACTCTTGCAAGTAGAATACCAAAAACAGCAGGAACTCAAGCAGCGTCAAGCAGCCGCTACTAAGGTCAATTTTTTCACGATGGTGAGGGGGGAAGGGTGA
- the phnD gene encoding phosphonate ABC transporter substrate-binding protein translates to MDRRLFIQQASLFTLTLASAKILSACTSNADNSTAAIKEINFGVLSTESQANQKPIWEPFAAAMSQEIGITIKPFYVTQYAAVIEAMRFGKVQAAWLGGKSYIEAAKIADAEAFAQVVSADGTRGYYSHLITNKDNPITAEAIAVGGDKYVIKNAAKLTFAFNEPNSTSGFLVPSYYIFTKNNVDPKKAFKRLIFAGNHEACALAVANKQVDVATVSSEALSRLESTNPTARQKIEIIWKSPIIPSDPIVYRRDLSDDIKKKLQNFFYNYKDAKVLGQFKISGFVQAEDKNWHTIRELEIAKKIQETQAKENLSEQEKQQTIAELNQQLKGIK, encoded by the coding sequence ATGGACAGAAGGTTATTTATTCAGCAGGCTTCTTTGTTTACTCTAACTTTGGCAAGTGCCAAGATACTTTCAGCTTGTACTTCTAATGCTGATAATAGTACCGCAGCGATTAAAGAAATTAACTTTGGTGTTCTGTCTACAGAATCTCAAGCTAATCAAAAACCAATTTGGGAACCTTTTGCTGCTGCTATGTCTCAGGAAATTGGGATTACCATTAAACCCTTCTATGTTACACAGTATGCAGCAGTCATAGAAGCTATGCGATTTGGTAAAGTTCAAGCAGCTTGGTTAGGTGGTAAATCTTATATTGAAGCAGCAAAAATTGCTGATGCAGAAGCTTTTGCTCAAGTTGTGAGTGCAGATGGCACTAGAGGCTACTATTCTCATTTAATTACTAATAAAGATAATCCCATCACTGCGGAAGCTATAGCAGTAGGTGGCGATAAATATGTGATCAAAAATGCAGCCAAGCTCACCTTTGCCTTTAATGAGCCTAATTCTACCTCTGGGTTTTTAGTTCCCAGTTACTATATTTTTACTAAAAATAATGTTGACCCTAAGAAAGCTTTTAAACGCTTGATTTTTGCTGGTAATCATGAAGCTTGCGCTCTAGCTGTAGCTAATAAACAGGTAGATGTAGCTACCGTCAGTAGTGAAGCATTAAGTCGTCTAGAAAGTACTAATCCTACAGCCAGGCAGAAGATTGAAATTATTTGGAAATCACCTATAATTCCCAGCGATCCAATTGTTTACCGTCGGGATTTATCTGATGATATCAAAAAGAAATTGCAAAACTTTTTCTATAACTACAAAGATGCTAAAGTTTTAGGACAATTTAAAATTTCTGGTTTTGTACAGGCTGAAGATAAAAATTGGCATACAATTCGAGAACTAGAAATTGCTAAAAAAATCCAAGAGACTCAAGCCAAAGAAAATCTTAGTGAGCAAGAAAAACAGCAAACAATAGCAGAATTAAACCAGCAACTCAAAGGGATTAAATAA
- the phnE gene encoding phosphonate ABC transporter, permease protein PhnE yields the protein MLEKEAKLVNTQKVLFLLVIAAVLVFAYNQSELNFPVLLQRGDNMVEYIRSYFPPDFSDWNYYFSETLVTISMGIWGTLMAAIAAVPLSILASNNICPVWVVQPTRRLLDAMRAINEIVFALIFVVAVGLGPFAGVLALFVHTAGILGKLFSEAVESIESGPVEGIRATGASPIQEVIYGVIPQVMPLWTSFTLYRFESNVRSASVLGIVGAGGIGVSLYQSFGAFEYQKVCTILIILIVTTGVIDLLSAKVRGWLV from the coding sequence ATGTTAGAGAAAGAAGCAAAGCTTGTGAATACTCAAAAAGTTTTGTTTCTTTTAGTTATTGCTGCTGTATTGGTTTTTGCCTATAACCAAAGCGAGTTAAATTTCCCTGTACTTCTGCAACGGGGAGACAACATGGTGGAATATATCCGTTCATATTTTCCGCCAGACTTTAGCGATTGGAATTATTATTTCTCAGAAACACTGGTTACTATATCGATGGGAATTTGGGGAACTTTAATGGCTGCGATCGCAGCTGTTCCTTTATCTATCCTAGCATCTAATAATATTTGCCCAGTATGGGTTGTACAACCAACACGTCGCCTCTTAGATGCTATGCGTGCGATTAATGAAATCGTCTTTGCACTAATCTTTGTAGTTGCTGTTGGATTGGGGCCATTTGCTGGAGTTTTGGCATTATTTGTTCATACTGCCGGTATCCTGGGTAAGCTGTTCTCAGAAGCAGTAGAATCAATTGAGTCAGGCCCTGTAGAAGGAATTAGAGCTACTGGTGCAAGTCCGATTCAAGAAGTTATTTATGGAGTGATTCCTCAAGTAATGCCTTTGTGGACTTCTTTCACTCTCTACAGATTTGAGTCAAATGTGCGTTCTGCTTCTGTATTAGGGATTGTTGGGGCTGGTGGTATTGGCGTTTCACTATATCAGAGTTTTGGTGCATTTGAATACCAAAAAGTCTGTACAATTCTCATTATTTTGATTGTTACTACTGGTGTTATTGATTTACTCTCTGCAAAGGTTAGAGGGTGGTTAGTTTAG
- a CDS encoding IS630 family transposase, whose amino-acid sequence MAGRQKTYKVQLTEEEKELLQQQANARKTGQSKGKRAKIILTTAENSDWTDAQIAQNIGCSQALVRKWRKRWCQTRSLEEAPRPGRPRIFEAIIRAKVTAFALRVAAGIACSNPTDFDLPLARWSCSDIAAHLVTLGIVVSIATSTVWRWLKSERIKPWRFHTWMHRIDDNFVAKATPVLKLYAQAKFLIKAGFWVVCVDEKTSIQARSGLHPNIGAGVKQPVHFAARYARKGATHLFAALSVADGLIYGCCRPTKTFLDFQGFLLEVLIPEAIRRGMRHIYLILDNGSTHAPKQLQAWLNQKQKEDGWNFTVEVVWLPKYASWLDQIEIWFSILQRKLLTPNDFPDLKTLQQRITDFIVRHNDSAQPIKWSYTVAQMMEKFATN is encoded by the coding sequence ATGGCTGGTCGGCAAAAAACCTACAAGGTGCAGCTAACAGAAGAGGAAAAAGAACTGTTGCAGCAGCAAGCGAATGCCCGAAAAACAGGGCAAAGCAAAGGCAAACGAGCCAAAATAATACTTACAACTGCTGAAAATTCAGATTGGACAGATGCTCAAATTGCTCAAAATATCGGCTGTTCACAAGCCCTTGTTCGGAAATGGCGCAAACGTTGGTGTCAAACTCGTAGTCTAGAAGAAGCACCCCGTCCAGGTCGTCCTCGGATATTTGAAGCAATTATACGAGCAAAAGTTACTGCGTTCGCGCTTCGCGTTGCCGCAGGCATCGCTTGCAGCAACCCAACGGATTTTGATCTTCCCTTGGCGAGGTGGAGTTGTAGCGATATTGCAGCACATCTAGTCACGCTAGGCATTGTAGTATCCATAGCGACTTCAACAGTCTGGCGATGGCTAAAATCTGAGCGGATAAAACCTTGGCGGTTTCATACTTGGATGCATCGGATTGATGATAATTTTGTTGCAAAAGCAACCCCTGTACTTAAACTGTATGCTCAGGCAAAATTTTTGATTAAAGCTGGATTCTGGGTGGTATGTGTGGATGAAAAAACTTCCATCCAAGCACGATCCGGCTTACATCCAAATATTGGGGCAGGTGTCAAACAACCAGTTCACTTTGCAGCCAGATATGCCCGAAAAGGAGCAACACATCTTTTTGCGGCTTTGAGCGTTGCTGATGGTCTGATTTATGGTTGTTGTCGCCCAACAAAAACATTCCTTGATTTTCAAGGATTTCTTTTAGAAGTATTGATACCAGAAGCCATTCGTCGGGGTATGCGCCATATTTATTTAATCCTTGACAACGGCTCTACCCATGCCCCAAAACAATTACAGGCTTGGTTGAATCAGAAGCAAAAAGAAGACGGTTGGAATTTTACGGTGGAAGTGGTCTGGCTACCAAAATATGCTTCATGGTTAGATCAAATTGAAATTTGGTTCAGCATTTTACAACGTAAATTACTGACTCCAAATGATTTTCCTGACCTCAAGACCTTACAGCAACGTATAACTGATTTCATCGTCCGTCACAATGATTCAGCCCAACCAATCAAATGGTCATATACAGTAGCCCAGATGATGGAGAAATTCGCTACGAATTAA
- the phnF gene encoding phosphonate metabolism transcriptional regulator PhnF, which translates to MPIYVQIADQLRQNIHQGVYQIGEQLPTETKLAEQFAVNRHTIRQAIALLKNEGLLRVDRGRGTFVAAKTIRYAIGKRVRYNQMLKAQGWQVRFQLLRVLEVPADDAIAKGLEIPYGESVALIERLSFADEEPISMGTGYFPLKQFPDILDPKNIKILQEQQSISQFLRQVYGCDHIRRSTCVSARLVQPQDAKWLQIPLNQPILLAESVNVDETGNVIEYGVTRLRGDRMELFFEND; encoded by the coding sequence ATGCCAATTTATGTCCAGATTGCTGACCAACTGCGACAAAATATTCATCAGGGGGTTTATCAGATTGGGGAACAACTACCTACGGAAACCAAGTTAGCTGAACAGTTTGCAGTTAATCGCCATACCATTAGACAAGCGATCGCCCTCCTAAAAAACGAGGGGTTATTGCGAGTTGACCGAGGACGCGGAACTTTTGTAGCGGCTAAAACCATCCGCTATGCGATTGGTAAGCGAGTGCGTTACAACCAAATGTTGAAAGCACAGGGTTGGCAAGTGAGGTTTCAACTGCTACGTGTTTTAGAAGTACCTGCGGATGATGCGATTGCTAAAGGGCTAGAAATTCCTTATGGTGAGTCGGTAGCGTTAATTGAACGCTTAAGTTTTGCAGATGAAGAACCTATAAGTATGGGCACTGGGTATTTTCCCCTCAAGCAATTCCCTGATATTTTAGATCCGAAAAATATCAAGATTTTACAAGAACAGCAATCAATCTCTCAGTTTTTACGGCAGGTATATGGATGCGATCATATCCGCCGTAGTACCTGTGTTTCTGCTCGTCTAGTCCAGCCTCAAGATGCTAAGTGGCTACAAATACCCCTCAATCAACCCATTCTTTTGGCGGAGTCAGTAAACGTCGATGAAACAGGTAATGTTATTGAATATGGGGTAACTCGACTGCGGGGCGATCGCATGGAGTTATTTTTTGAAAATGACTAA